From the genome of Triticum aestivum cultivar Chinese Spring chromosome 3B, IWGSC CS RefSeq v2.1, whole genome shotgun sequence, one region includes:
- the LOC123071252 gene encoding uncharacterized protein codes for MGNTVAEEDIEDIPNSDANPPILTEYHITVPTLHDGLMQGEHQHERRLLDFLKATPSVQWLKDINVCAPLGKFQLPSIGVHRYLHVHFIRTVDWSSLLAICKNHLKHPLNIALLIWLLCVAAAGAMLGLLLLGLLKKAFPSRALRHHWIEIDNQILNALFTLMSIYQHPILVHHLVLLCRWQPEDAAEVRKVYCKNGARRPNERAHMSFVVALLHITCISQYMECSLYWGYPSRSRSEFAENFFFILGVAAPVVAGAHMVYSPLGRDDDVAAASCEEAKQLHSAGAEESPEETTAVGNPMWAGELLDCGEDPAACYLSFLCTFCVFGWNMERLGLGNMYMHTAMFLLLCVAPLWVFNVTALSIHDYALSDAFGAAGVVLCFLGLLYGGFWRIQMRKRLGLPRSRWCCGSSSLTDYAQWLLCWPCALAQEVRTANLYGLRDDGGLYGKLVDGGDPERGPDVPVCVGMHEGIDAAVHLAVDGEMIPPVQPVVESGRQRQAGAEEIVANGSSVQLQS; via the coding sequence ATGGGTAACACTGTTGCCGAGGAAGACATAGAAGACATACCAAATTCAGATGCAAATCCACCAATTTTGACTGAATATCACATCACAGTCCCTACCCTTCACGACGGACTAATGCAAGGGGAACACCAACACGAGAGAAGGCTTCTGGATTTCCTGAAAGCAACGCCTTCAGTGCAATGGCTGAAGGACATCAACGTCTGCGCGCCACTGGGAAAATTTCAGCTGCCATCGATCGGCGTCCACCGCTACCTCCATGTCCACTTCATCAGAACTGTCGACTGGAGCTCACTGCTCGCCATCTGCAAGAACCACCTCAAGCATCCCCTCAACATCGCCCTACTCATCTGGCTGCtctgcgtcgccgccgccggcgccatgCTTGGGCTGCTCCTGTTGGGGCTGCTGAAGAAGGCATTCCCTTCCAGGGCACTGAGGCACCACTGGATAGAGATCGACAACCAGATCCTCAACGCGCTCTTCACGCTCATGAGCATCTACCAGCACCCCATCCTCGTCCACCACCTCGTTCTCCTCTGCCGGTGGCAGCCGGAGGACGCCGCCGAGGTAAGAAAGGTGTACTGCAAGAATGGCGCCCGCCGTCCCAACGAGCGAGCGCACATGTCCTTCGTGGTGGCCCTCCTCCACATTACATGCATTTCGCAGTACATGGAGTGCAGCCTCTACTGGGGCTACCCAAGCAGGTCACGCTCCGAGTTCGCCGagaacttcttcttcatcctcgGCGTCGCCGCGCCGGTCGTCGCCGGCGCTCATATGGTGTACAGCCCTCTAGGCAGAGACGACGACGTCGCTGCCGCCTCCTGCGAAGAGGCCAAGCAGCTCCACTCAGCCGGAGCCGAAGAATCGCCGGAAGAAACGACGGCTGTCGGCAACCCGATGTGGGCGGGGGAGCTGCTGGACTGCGGCGAGGACCCGGCGGCGTGCTACCTGTCGTTCCTGTGCACGTTCTGCGTGTTCGGCTGGAACATGGAGCGGCTCGGGCTGGGCAACATGTACATGCACACCGCCATGTTCCTGCTGCTGTGCGTCGCGCCCTTGTGGGTGTTCAACGTCACGGCGCTCAGCATCCACGACTACGCCCTCAGCGACGCCTTCGGCGCCGCCGGGGTGGTGCTCTGCTTCCTCGGCCTCCTGTACGGCGGTTTCTGGAGGATCCAGATGAGGAAGCGGCTCGGGCTGCCCCGGAGCAGGTGGTGCTGCGGCTCGTCGTCGCTGACGGACTACGCGCAGTGGCTGCTCTGCTGGCCGTGCGCGCTCGCGCAGGAGGTGCGCACGGCGAACCTGTACGGCCTGAGGGACGACGGCGGTCTCTACGGGAAGCTGGTGGACGGCGGTGACCCGGAGCGAGGGCCGGACGTGCCGGTCTGCGTTGGGATGCACGAGGGGATCGATGCTGCCGTCCATCTCGCGGTGGACGGCGAGATGATCCCGCCCGTCCAGCCGGTGGTAGAGTCTGGACGGCAGAGGCAAGCCGGCGCCGAAGAAATTGTTGCAAATGGCAGTAGCGTCCAGCTCCAAAGTTGA